AAAATTTAACTCAATATGGAAAGTACCATACTCTGTACAGTTTAAAGTTCTTATATCAAAGATTTCTTTTAGACATTTGATAGTTTGGGGCATGGGACATGTATGGGTAAAGGCATTGCGAGATGTATTATTCTCAATCGAGCAATTGAAGTACCCTAGTGGCATTTAATGAGGAGACGAGCTTACTGAAATTATAGTTCCAAGGAGGCGTGTTTTGTTTATGACTCGAGTAACATGAGGCGCATTCATGGGGAATTTCCATCCCCCATGCCCCACCTTGCAGTCCAAACGAATAAGTGCGCGCCTTGTGCCAAATTTCAGATTTCAGATCGTATCAAATGGATTGCAATTGTTTTGAGTTTATGATTCAATTGTTGATACATTATGTCAAACCATCTTTGACATGCAAAGGTGCGGTCTTTGCCCGTCCATTTGCAATCCCTTTATAGCAGTATCTATGTACGGATCACAGAGCAATGGCAACCATCAGCCTATGCAAACTATTTTTCACAATGCATTCTCCGCACCCACCTCTACCATGAATTCATTGCACTAAGCACCATTCATACTCACTCGAGATGATGTTAGCGGCAGCGCGAGTTGCCGAGAACGTACTTCTACAATTCGAAGGCTGAaaggcaaaatatatacatacatatgtacatatatgataCCCACACTATCATATAGCTATATATTTGGCAATTTGCAGCGGATGGATATATTTACATGCTATCTACATTCGTACTAGATATCATTTTAAAAATGGAATGaaagcatacttttggggctatatctttatatatatatgtggaTATGCACAATGTACTGTACTGGAGTTTAATCTTTGAGTATGCGTTTCAGTGAGCAGGCTGCGTCTATAGTATGCCATTCTATACTTTGCCTGTAGGGTCGAAAATGGTGTTGGGTTCTTGGATTGGGTTGCGACTACCCGGAGCCGACAGGAACCTGCCCAGCCTCGTACTCGATTCAGGAAACCGAATCCTCGTGATTTGGAGCAGGTTCGGAAACAGTTTCTGTCTCCTGGGTCTGCAAGACCAGTCTGTTAGAGAGGTGAGCTGATTTGGACTAGCCGATTTAAATACTGTACGCGCTGCTTTTCGGAAATATGTATATCCCTCTTTAGTTTCTAGTCTCCTCAAGGTATCCTTTTAAAATATTCTTACAGAGTCGTGGGATACTTACTTACTTAAATGTATGCACATATTCATATGTTAATAGAGAAATGCGCAAAAGCTCGCCGGAGCGAacaaagcagaagcagaagtgaaataatataaatatgtgggtacacacatatgtacatatctaaCTATGTATTTATGCATGCTTTTACCAGAGTAGACACTTTTTAAGTGAACACATTCATGCACACGATCCACCATGTTGATATGAGACACTCCGTGCTATAAATCAATTTCTGCAAATCAGATGGGCTGAAGCGCAATCCCGTTCATGTGCCTTCTTCTTGACTACAGCAGTGTTTATTATTCTGTCTTAAAGAAGTTAACAGATTCCATGGTTTGTGTTTCTGTTTACAATCTACGTGCTTTATTTGGTTTAACTGGCTTCTCTAATCATATTAGTTGAAGGAGTTACATTATATTAATTGATCCCAAGGCTCTCGGCGCTTAGAGAATATATTCTTCTTTGCAAAAGCAGTGAGTTTTGTACTGGGAGGTGGTATTGTGACGCAGCATTGAGGGAGTATTGGAAAGGACGGGCTTGAGACGCGTGTGCCAAGCCCGATCCACTAGAGAAACCGAACCAATCGTTGCATACACCAGTGTGCCAGCGTGTCACTTCTCCAAAGAGATGAGAGATAATGTTCGTACCTCAAGCGCTGTCATCCGTATCCTCTGGGAATGGCGGGTAATACTGTTCAGTTCCCATTAAAGTGTCAGCCACCCACTAAATCCTTATGGAGAGCTCGTTTTGACCGAGGATGGTATATTTGCTTCCATGCTTCCCTGCcgtgtatatgtacatacatatatgtacatgtattcAAATATGGCCACTTTATTTCATTGATGGTGTTATGTTCTTTTAGTTATGCGTTTTTAGCATGCgcacacaaaatggtcaaggtccgatatcacaggagtgtggataccaaatttggttgctctggctcttataggttctgagatccttgaactcatattttgcaattggcaaaaaccatgaaacctgtgtgttagagagagacagagcgagaaagaatgaaatttttttcttgattctggctataataattatacgatctggttgagattttacattctagaacatatagtcatcctctacgattctgcgtagattctggttttatcgtatctttaaaaatgtggatgccacagattttcgtcctttgtgggggcggaagtgggcggggcgaagtttttaaatatttttgtagcagtgacatatcacagaagtctggatccaaaacatcgttgctctagctcttatagtctttgagcactaggcgctgaaggggacggacagacggacagacggacggacggacagacggacagacagacatggctcaatcgactcggctattgatgctgatcaagaatatttatactttttggggtcggaaacgattccttctggacgttacacacatccacttttaccacaaatctaatataccccaatactcatgttgagtatcgggtataaaaagtgtataaaataaataaaaaacagataTTGCATACCTTGCGGCGAAGGGATGCATATGCATTTGTTCATAGCTCTGTGTGTATACAAATAGCCAGTTAATAcccatatatgtatattagcTGTACCTAAACCCGCGTTTGACATAGTGGAGTTCTTATACTTATAGTatgaaaaaaaaggaaagaatATTTTTTAACAGTGAAAATCGTAAACACAAGGTATTGCTCAGAAATGTATGTTATAAATGGTTCCCATAGATATTATGTAACCGAAAATATCTATCTATGATCATATGATCTATATAGATAAATTTGAAACAAAGGAAAACGTTTGCCtacttttttgttttatattaAAATAGCGACTAAATGGGTTCTTTCGATATTAATTTATATTTCAGAGATCCTAAAATACTTTCTTATTACCCGCCCGGCCCCTTTTGATGATAATTGCATACATTAACTTTAAATAATTCATAAGTTTTTACATATGAATTCTCTTCATAATACACGAATAGAAAAACGAAAGGAAATATACAAcgataacgaaaagaaatAGCAACAAAAGGAATGAAAGATCAGAAGCACCAAAGCATAATACGACAAATACCCACACGTATGCATGTACTCTCACGCGCCAGAcgaacaaacacacacatgaaCAAAGCAACAACTAGTTTTGGTAAAGAAGAGAGAATATTCGACTCGAATCTTTGATATCCATTGGTTTCACAAACGAGTGCACGTATGTAATACCTAGTATACAAGCTAAACAGAATCTCTCTCCATCAAGTGCTTCACATCATCAGTGACATAATTTTAACAAACATTATCTGCCCAGTCCGCCCCTGGTACTGGCAGAAAGAAAAGCCAACCAAAATTCATGCATATACCCTGGTATATGCACACAGGCACAAACATTGAGGCCACACGGACAGAGCGGAAAACTGGCTGTGCGCCATCAGACAGACTGAATACCAGGCGTTCACATACACCactgcacaaaaaaaaagaaacaaaaaattcgtgtaaatgtgtaatataagcaacagcaacagcgacgTGAGAGTACAGTAAACCGTCGCAGCGCTCGTGTGTGCGTGAAAGAATGCATATGTATGGGAGGGTGGAGAGTGTAATAGCAAACAGCAACGTTTATTTCgttcatttttattttgttggcTCGTGTGAACGCAAGTGTTGGTGAAATCGTGTGGCAAAAGTCAATTTGAAGCTGGAAAATTTACCTTATAGACCGCAGTGGCCTTATAAAAACATTGTAAAGAAAACGAACCACGCGCTGAAAACATTTAAACAATATATTTGAGAAAGAAAAGTTATTTTCGACCAAAAACATAGCATAGCGAGTGCGGATAACGTCAAAAGAAGAAAGCAAAATGTGAGTTTGAGAGAGCAAGATCAGTTGCTCTCTTCTCTTGCCGCTTTCAATGTGAATAAATACAGTTTGTTATTGTTCGCGCGCGACTTTCACGAAATTGTAATTGTAAAAATGTTATAAAAATATAGTTTGCAAGGCGAGCGACCCATGGCAGTGTGCGTGCATTGAATTCGGGCATAAATATTGAGACATTTTAGTAAATTGTTAAAATGGATGCACAGTTTGAGCACTTGTGTCGTATTTGTGCGGCCAACACTAAGAGCAAAAACAACTCTGTGGTCGAAAGTGTTTTCATATTCAAGACCCAAGGTTTAAAGGATAAAATATCGCGTCATCTATACCTAAACGtaagttaaataaataatcCTTGAGGTATTGCAATTATGCTCTATGCACAGAATGTTTTTGCAAACCGGACCGCGGTATGGCATTTTTAGTGTGTATCGGCAAAAAAAATACTAAATTTTGTATGCTTCATCCCTGGTAGTGTCTAGCCTCGCGCCCATTTGAAATTGAAGAATTTGAAAATGGTAATACATAGTATAAAAAGAAATTTATGTATGCACGACTATAACCAGATCCGTTACTGCAGAATTTAGAGTCCATTGCAAAGATAGATTTATTTTTATCTCGCGACTTAAGAAGAATCGCATTCCCAAAACGAATCTTAACAAATATGACATTCTCGCAAACAAAACGAGAAAAAAATCGTAAAAGCTTCTAAGTATAACAACGGAAAATGTATTTGTGCAAAACTGCATGTGCTGCATGTAATACGTATATTTATGTGTGTAACGGTCGATCAAatttggcaaaaaaaaaaattgaaaatagTGGCTGTGGTAGCGAAAAAGCCTCCATGTACAGGTGCACGACAGATTAAACCTGTTGATATGGGATTATAATAATGCCAAATTTGTATTGTTTATACATCCTTCAATCTTTTTAGGTAGCTGAGGAAGATCCACTACCCAAGGTACTCTGCAAATCCTGCTATCGGCAGGTGGAGGCAACATCGTCACTCTCGAATATAGCAAAGCACACACAACTTGTGTTTCGGGACTTTTTGCTAAGCACAGTGGTAAAACTAATCAGTCTTTTTAATTAAGAAACCATTAAGCTTAGATATCATTAAATCTTTCAGCCAAAAAATGATCGCGAAGCAACGGCAGCACGGCTTGACATGCCAATGGAGCAGGCAGTTAGAAAAAACGTGGAAAAGCATTCGGTGCCTGATGAATTCCGTCCGATTTTTCTGACCCGTGGACCAGAGACCACCATCACTGTATCAATGCCCCAGGCGGGCACTCAAGAAGAGGATGACATCGTGGGCGATAGAGTGAAGGAGATCCACCACGAGACGCGAAGGGAGCATGCCCTACCAGTGGCATCTTCCAGCTATAGTAATAGCATGGCTGGCATAAGTACAGGAACAAGCAATAATATACCAAGGCGGCGCAGCAGCGTTTTTGTTAATACGCGTTACGGTTCGGCACCGATGTCGATAGCACAGCGGTCGATGCAGTGTCCTCCATCCTTAGCGCCCCTGCATTCCGATGTGAGAGCTTTGAAAACATCGAAAAGCATCCCGGAAAAGAAACATTCGCCGGCAGGCGTGATTAACTTTATTCAAACGCATGGACGCGTTACGGGTAACGCACCTACTTTCAGTAGTAGTAGCACCaaaaaggattccggacaaaacTCCAACCGAACGGATACCAGCAATCCTCAAACTTCCGTGCAGGCTTCACCCTCTCCCAGTAGTGTCGGCATTCCTAATCTTCCCAATAGCGTGCTGCAGCAAAAACGGAGAAATCTCAAAAATGCATTGAACAATATAAAAGCCATACACAGTGGACAGGTATCATTGCTGAAATCGGCTCAAAGTCGACAACCAGTTGCCAATCTTAGACCCTTGGTCACCACTACAGTAGTGCCACACCGATCCCTGTATGGATGTGAGCCATGCGTCGAAGAAGCACTGCCAGAGCACATTATTATAGCGGCACCCAAGAAAAAAAAGGATGATGTCCACCACATGGCCCAAAAGGGGCCATCAAAACTTAAAAAGATAGTTTCAAGCCCAACCAAATCTGCCCCTGTCACACTCGACTTAACGTTAGCACCGACCGGTCCACAAAGTTCTGGCCCATCGCCATCGATGTCTAATGTAAATAGCCTTACGGATGCCATTTCATTGGGAAGTGTTATTCGGGATCCAGACTTGTTAAGGCTTATTCTAAAAGCACTCAAATGGCCAGTCTCAGACGGAAATTGTGAAGAGCAAATGACTCGTTTAAAGAGCTCAAAGTTTGCCGGTATTATGTCTGACAACAATCTCTTGCAAGACACTGATCTCACGCAGTTGCTCGGCCCGTATTTGTCTCCTATGCTGGCGGTAGTGCAAAACCACGAAAATCAGTCGTCTACATCCCTTTTCGCATCGAACTCGTTGACATCACCGGCGTCAAACGAGGTTATAAACATAGCTGACTTATCAAGCGCGATTCCATATAAATTACCTCCGGAAACGTCAGTTCAATTAGTGCCATCTAGTCCCACCGATCAGGAACCACCACAATTACGGCTCATAAAGACAGTCCCCTCCGTAAAGCGCCCACAACGAAAGATGCGCGCCCGCGAATTTGTTTCTGGAAAGTCGCACACTGTGACTGCAGCCGCCACATCGAATGCGGAACGTGTTACCAACGAGCTATTAAACATCAACTCTATGCTAATGTCACAATTCAGATCTAATCCAGCCGATGCGCTTAACGAAGCGCTTATTTCAATGCTTAAGGAACAACAGGAATCAAAAGACCAACAAAAAAGCCACCGTCGTCGTAGTGCATCCAGCAGTAATCTAAATTTGGAAGATATTGTGCTAGTCGAACCGCAACCGGCCCTAGAGGGCGTTCAAACTGTTTCTGACATCAGCGAGGTAGACGACTTAAGCCCGCAACCCCAAGAACCTTTGATAACACGCCCAATTGTAAAGAGGCGCAAGACCGTCACTCCGTTATCCGACTTGCCTGAAATCATAGTGCCTAATGAGGAAGAACCCCTGACTCTCATAAAAGGGAATGAAACCAGTGCTGCAACAGAGCCTACTATTTCTAAGAATACAGAAGAGGATACAAATAAAGATGGGAAATCGCCAAGTCCTCAAGAGCCATTAGAATTGTCACAAGCACCCACTAGTACCGTCCCTGAAGCCAAAAACAACGACGATATTACACCCAACACTCAGGAACAACCTGAGGCAACAACTGATGCCGCTGCAGGTATTTTCAATGATACCGAAGGTGTCGGCAAAACAGGAATTCGCAAATCAGATGTCAAGTCTGCTCTTGGTCAAAAATTGTTAGAGGCCATTGGTCTACCCCAGAATAGCGATTTGCCACCGGAGAGTTCACGAGATACTGTCCGAAGCGCACTAAAACGGTCTTTGAAAAAGGCCcaggagcaacagcaacaattgAAGCGAGTCAAGCAGGAAGAGCCAGTGAAACAATTGGCAGACTCAACCACCAAGCCGAGTGCTTCCGAATCAGCTGAGGAGCATAAAAAGGCCATAGCGGAACGAGAGCTTGCGCTACTGAAACGCAGGTCTAAAGTATCTGAAGAAAGAAAACCATCACTGAAAGAGTGAGTGCCCTAGTTATATTATAAACATAcaaataatttgtttttttctttttagtGAAAAATCTGAACGTACAGATGTTAGCTCTTCCTCGTCGCGGAATCGTAGAAATCGCAAATCCAAGACGGACGTATTAGTGGAAGACTCAGCGGATGAAGAAAAGAAACCCGAGCGATGGGATGAGGATGATGACTTGCCGTTGAAAACGGAAGGGGAGAAAGCCTTAGAAAGGAGcggcagcagtagcagcagtcGCCCCGCACGCACCAGCAAGACTATGTCCAAGTATTATAAGGGACCTAGCGGTGACAAAACATTATCGTCCCTGAAATCACAACACTCAATGGGTACACGGTCGACACGGCAACGTTGAGATGTTTGAAATACACGACTCGCTTACCTTTCACGTATCAAATACGACAATATATTTTTGGACAAATATTGTATATATTTAAGACGCATTTTCATGCAAAAATGTCGATGTGTTTAATGTAAACGCGAATACATTAACTATGTTATAGTAAATAGCAGTTACATTTGCAGCTGAAGCTGATTAGCCGTAATGGTGCGAAAATAGTTCAACTATTTAAAAATTTCAAGGAATATGTACACTGAGTTGGACCAGTATGTAAAATGACACTGCTCTTTATGCTTAAAGATCATATTTGATACTTCCTAATGATTTGGTCCGTATTAAGTACTTTTAGTAATTTTGCAACATCTTATCTTTTATCCCAATAAGGGTtttttgtacatacatatacatatatatatgtaaatattctAACATAGAAAAAGCTTAACGTAAACTACTATTATGCGATTCATTTCTTAGAACAAGAAAATTGATGAGAGTGCTGGATAGCCGCTTTTGTCAAATTGTTTCTTTTCACTTACAATCATTGAACAATACCATCTATAAAACAGAAGATCAAACCTCCATTCATAATCAGCTCTTAATagtatgcatatgtatgtaagtcATCAGCTATTGCGAAGTCTACTCTTAAGTTGCTTAGTTTTACCTCTAAATAACCATtcagattttgtttaataACATAATAACCCCAACAATCACTATTTTCGcgaaataaatattaaacatttatttgtattatgCGATAATTATGTattataaaatttaaaatttaaacaaGTAATATGGATTTGTTGACAACTATATAATTtgaaacgaaacgaatcgaatcgaGCTTtttttacaaaaaaaataaagattcTATATACTATACTCGTACACACGGGCACAGGTTGTCTTGTCTGAGTCAGTTTATGACAACAAGCAAAGCAAAACATCAGTTGAATATGTCTCGCGTTGTGCGGCGGTTGTTCCAACAGAGCGGTGCTAGCAGGTGAATGGTGCTCTTCAGCAAAGGAATATGAACGACCCGCACTGGCAGTGTGACGCTGccaatattttaaaaatacattttttgtttCAAAAGAAaacatgtatgtatatgtatgtacactaTGTACATAACCATAGGCAAGATTTAAACACCGTTATCGTAAAATTTATTTTATCCAGATCTCATTAACTGATAATGGCTGTGATTAATTAGCTACATATACATTCTCTGTTTACATTTGTTTGATAGTGTCGTCTTATAATTAATGATGAATTGCTGCTATGGAAAGCGAAAGCGTGGAGCGAACTATAGCAGCGATGAAGAACATCGCCTGCACTTTGAACAAGTACATGATGTAAGTACTGAGTACAATCCTTGGATTGTACATTATCATTTAAGCCAGAGGAGAATCAAAGTAAGGGTAAAATCCCTGGGTTAAGAAATGCCTTTCAATGCTGATACAACTGATTGCGGCACAGTTATCGAAACTAACAATATACAACGCTCGCGCCGAATTTTGCTTGTATGTGTTCCGTTATGAGATATGTCGCACCACACTTATAAACCTCGCACCTTATCACAACGAAAAAGCTTGACTATTTCATTGCCCATGTAAACTTTTAGCATAAAGGTGGCGGCACTGGCATAGAAGACTAGAGAACTGTGCGCACAGAAATAATATCAACAGGCACCAACACATGAGCACTTaagcacatatgtatgtacatatgtatactataCGTACATCACACAAACGAGCCCCATCTCGTTTGCCAAGTCTGCGCTGAATACCAGACAGTGAGAGAGAAAAAAGAGAGTGTAAGCTTCCTCAAATCGCATCTGCATCACGAGAAACGCGTAAATTTGCTAACCCGTTTTTGTTAGTATGACGGCAATAATACTACTAGTCTGCCGCTCCGTTCGCGAACTACTCGATCTGTCGGATGCATTTTGGCAAAACGCCTTTAACATTGACCGCAGTTTAACCTACTACCATACCAAGCGTCGACTAGAATTGTTTCGATTTCATTGCCGGGAGTTCTGGTTGCGTCAGTACATAAAAAACGCGGAAAGCATGCATCGTAGGAGAGACGTGGATTTTGCTGCCATTGAGGCCGGCGCAGACTGTAACCAAATTATTGAAAACTTCGACGATACAGCGCAGGAACTGCATTTAAGATTTCAGGAAGAGGAGCGTCAGCACCTTTGCCAGATGGATTATTTGTCTGACATCGAAATTGTTGATGGCAGGGAGTTCAATGTACGTAATCAGTAAACATATGTATGACAGCCTAGCGTTATATTCTTCTATATGtgtctttaaaaatgtatgtgtgtatgcatgAGTACGAGCTCGATAAGCTTTCTATATTTCGGTTTTGTTACATGTTTTGGAATACCAGTATCTAGTACACTTATACATATTCATTTAATTCACTCTTTTTGCGTCTTTACTGTGACATTTAGCGTGCTTTAAAGAGTCTTCTCTCTTTCGCATTTGTTGGGGTGCATTGGAAAGCTTTGCACAGCTGTCTCAAACAGTCGTGGCATAAAAAGTGTTGTAGTCTCATTGTTGTTTTCTCCGTTCAAAGACCTGGCACATTCGCCATCAATATAATGTTATTTACAAAAATATGCACAAATATGTGTATTTATTTGTACAATATCTCATATTGAAGCTCGTTCAGAAGCTCATACTTAAAAACATTCTCAAGTACTCATATCTGTACAGTAGAAGTACGCAGCACTTTTATTGTACAAAAGCTTTTTTGCGCTGTCGCACTGGTGTTGTTTTGAGTTTCTTAAAGCGAGTCATTCGCGAAGCGTGAGACAACCGAATAAATATAAACAATTGCTGTAGCAGCAGTGAAAAATGTTGTAAATCCAAATAATCTAATAGTGGTTGTTTCAATAAAACAAAGCGGTCAATAATAGATTCACCGGGTGTTCTCTAGGGCGTAACTTCCTAATACTTATGTAGCTTGGCTGACGCCTAAAAATCTCTCAAATATCCGAAGGCAATGGGGAACCAAAATATATTGTAGTGCCCAAGTTCATACTGTGTAtatactacatacatatgtacctatAATATATAATTATATGTACTGTGATCGTAAATAAAAGGACAGCTTTTGAATCATCATTCAGCTACGTGAAAGCAGATATTAGTTGAATTAAAGATTATTGATTACACACTTAGGGGCCTTCtattaaatatacatatatagctgtaaatgttgtttgttttttaccTATTGATAGAATATGTTTTTACCGAATGTACCAGAGAATGCATACATATGTTGAAGCGTAAAGTGTATAGTTATTCAAGTTTTTGTGTAGCCTCCGTTTTAACTAAGGATATAAAATGTGTCTTGGGGATTTATGTAGAAAACTGCTCTGCTGTGGTGACCAGACCAAACAGGGCGGTTTGAATGAGGTAAGCAGTAAGTGAAGAATATGTATACATAAATGTATGTGGATCTTCGTTATGTTATTGAAAATGCGCTATGCATTCAGAATAAACAACAATGAAAAAAATAGGAAGAACtggaaaaaaattaaaatatgtGGCCTACGTGTATAATTAATATCCAAACCCAAGTGTAGTGCtgacatatatatgtacataagtacATATACCTACGTATACATACCTATACAAGGCCTACGTTTAGTAGGCCTTCCCATTGTTTGCACTTCAAACGAACTGCTTGAATTTTGAATGATGTTATCCTTCCTTAACATTTACCCTGAACTAACGAAGCCGCTACGCAGTATTGTAAAGGAATGTTCATAAATCTAAAGACTATTAAATCAAATTCACATTTTAGGCCTCATTTTACGAATATTCCGATGCACTGCCAAAGTACAGCAACGAACAAATTGGAAAACTAAGTGAAGGAGTTAGCTTCACCATTACTGGCAAAATAGCAATTAACTGTGAGAGGTAGGTCTGAAATCCAATTCAATCCAATTTGATCAATTTCCATCTGATTACAACATTCGAACCAATCCCACAGATTCTCCATAAACTTGGTGCACAACAATGAGACGCGGGATGTGGCACTTCACATTAATCCACGATTGCCCCAAAATTATATCGTCCGAAACACCAAAGTGGCCGATATATGGGGCAGCGAGGAAGTTTCTTCAGCACTGCCTTTTTTACTGCGCAGAGGCGATAATTTCGCCATTCAAGTGCTCATTACAGACGCTTGCTATATGATATCGGTGAACGGTAACCACTTTGCTGAGTATGCTCATCGAATTCCATATAGCGCAGTTAAAATTCTGGAGGTAAAAGGCGATGTCGAAGATGTGGAAATGCAGCGAATCATAGTGGAAAACTATCCTCAACGATTGCCCAAATCACAGGCTAAGAACATTGCTCTCCACATAGAGGACGGACTTGATGAAATTGATGCCAACATTGAGGAGGCTATCAATATACCTCATGAATGGTGCCTTATCAGTGCGCCAGTTACACATTCAGACAGCCCAAAGAGtacacacagcacaaacgATCCAGGTCTTACATTGCCATATTATGGCGCCCTGCCAACGCAGTCATTAGTTGAGGGTCGATGCTTGAAGATTGAAGGACGCGTGCGTCTTCTTCCACATTCATTCTACATAAACTTGCAGCAGGGCCGGGACATATGGCCACATCCTGTAATAGCATTCCATTTAAACCCCCGATTCTCGAAGGCAAGCAGCGGTGCCATCGGAAAAGCAGTCGTGTGTCGCAATGCCTGGTTCAATGGTAGCTGGGCGGAAGAGGAACGTTCAGAGTTAGATACAAATTTCCGTCCCGGTCGAACTTTCAGTTTAGCCATTGTATGTGCTAAGGAATCATTTGAAGTCTATGTCAACCGGCAGTTCATAACAGAATTTAAATACAAAGTAAGCCCCGAGATTGTTGACACAGTGTACATACAAGGAGATCTGAAGTTATGGAACGTCACTCTGGAGCACAATCCGATGGTTAAAGGGAAGAATGTGCGTATCTATCACAATCCCATGTACTATGACGAATACTAG
The sequence above is a segment of the Drosophila miranda strain MSH22 chromosome 4, D.miranda_PacBio2.1, whole genome shotgun sequence genome. Coding sequences within it:
- the LOC108162500 gene encoding galectin-9 isoform X2 gives rise to the protein MMNCCYGKRKRGANYSSDEEHRLHFEQVHDASFYEYSDALPKYSNEQIGKLSEGVSFTITGKIAINCERFSINLVHNNETRDVALHINPRLPQNYIVRNTKVADIWGSEEVSSALPFLLRRGDNFAIQVLITDACYMISVNGNHFAEYAHRIPYSAVKILEVKGDVEDVEMQRIIVENYPQRLPKSQAKNIALHIEDGLDEIDANIEEAINIPHEWCLISAPVTHSDSPKSTHSTNDPGLTLPYYGALPTQSLVEGRCLKIEGRVRLLPHSFYINLQQGRDIWPHPVIAFHLNPRFSKASSGAIGKAVVCRNAWFNGSWAEEERSELDTNFRPGRTFSLAIVCAKESFEVYVNRQFITEFKYKVSPEIVDTVYIQGDLKLWNVTLEHNPMVKGKNVRIYHNPMYYDEY
- the LOC108162500 gene encoding galectin-9 isoform X1 — protein: MTAIILLVCRSVRELLDLSDAFWQNAFNIDRSLTYYHTKRRLELFRFHCREFWLRQYIKNAESMHRRRDVDFAAIEAGADCNQIIENFDDTAQELHLRFQEEERQHLCQMDYLSDIEIVDGREFNASFYEYSDALPKYSNEQIGKLSEGVSFTITGKIAINCERFSINLVHNNETRDVALHINPRLPQNYIVRNTKVADIWGSEEVSSALPFLLRRGDNFAIQVLITDACYMISVNGNHFAEYAHRIPYSAVKILEVKGDVEDVEMQRIIVENYPQRLPKSQAKNIALHIEDGLDEIDANIEEAINIPHEWCLISAPVTHSDSPKSTHSTNDPGLTLPYYGALPTQSLVEGRCLKIEGRVRLLPHSFYINLQQGRDIWPHPVIAFHLNPRFSKASSGAIGKAVVCRNAWFNGSWAEEERSELDTNFRPGRTFSLAIVCAKESFEVYVNRQFITEFKYKVSPEIVDTVYIQGDLKLWNVTLEHNPMVKGKNVRIYHNPMYYDEY
- the LOC108162500 gene encoding galectin-9 isoform X3, yielding MCLGDLCRKLLCCGDQTKQGGLNEASFYEYSDALPKYSNEQIGKLSEGVSFTITGKIAINCERFSINLVHNNETRDVALHINPRLPQNYIVRNTKVADIWGSEEVSSALPFLLRRGDNFAIQVLITDACYMISVNGNHFAEYAHRIPYSAVKILEVKGDVEDVEMQRIIVENYPQRLPKSQAKNIALHIEDGLDEIDANIEEAINIPHEWCLISAPVTHSDSPKSTHSTNDPGLTLPYYGALPTQSLVEGRCLKIEGRVRLLPHSFYINLQQGRDIWPHPVIAFHLNPRFSKASSGAIGKAVVCRNAWFNGSWAEEERSELDTNFRPGRTFSLAIVCAKESFEVYVNRQFITEFKYKVSPEIVDTVYIQGDLKLWNVTLEHNPMVKGKNVRIYHNPMYYDEY
- the LOC108162500 gene encoding galectin-9 isoform X4 yields the protein MMLSFLNIYPELTKPLRSIASFYEYSDALPKYSNEQIGKLSEGVSFTITGKIAINCERFSINLVHNNETRDVALHINPRLPQNYIVRNTKVADIWGSEEVSSALPFLLRRGDNFAIQVLITDACYMISVNGNHFAEYAHRIPYSAVKILEVKGDVEDVEMQRIIVENYPQRLPKSQAKNIALHIEDGLDEIDANIEEAINIPHEWCLISAPVTHSDSPKSTHSTNDPGLTLPYYGALPTQSLVEGRCLKIEGRVRLLPHSFYINLQQGRDIWPHPVIAFHLNPRFSKASSGAIGKAVVCRNAWFNGSWAEEERSELDTNFRPGRTFSLAIVCAKESFEVYVNRQFITEFKYKVSPEIVDTVYIQGDLKLWNVTLEHNPMVKGKNVRIYHNPMYYDEY